The genomic stretch AAATTGAATAGTAGTGTTATGTTTTGTAGGGGTGTACCAATTATTGAAGATTGCGGTTGGCATAGTGGAGCAAATCAGATTGAAGACATTCATCATGCTATTTGGAAGTGCCCGAGTGTGAAAGAATGTTGAAGAAGGAGGAGCTTCCTCATAGTGATGAAGGAAGCATATAACAAGGATACTATAACCTTTCTATCAAAAATTGCTAAAaaggtttatgttgatgaatttatttttttcaatatgatttcttagcaaatttgggttagcAGGAACAATTTTATTGATAGATGAGCAAGGGAAAGTCACTCCTAAATCCAAATATTTAAGTTTCTTGGTGAATTTAAGTTAGCTCACAACTACAAAAAATGGAACAAAAAATGTCAAGTTTTAGAGGTGGATTCCTTGTCCACAGGTGCAGTTTTATGTAAATGTGGATGCTAGTTCTTACAACAGTGGAGAATAGGTTAATAGAGGAGATTGCATCAGTGGTGTAGTAATAAGAGATTCCAATAGGGCAGTCAAAGCTGTCCAATTTTGGACTGTGTCAATACCTATTTCTCTTCAGGTTGCTAAACTGTATGCAATTTGAGATGTGATCAAATTTGCTAAATATATGTAGTCTGAGAACTTCTTCATTGCATCGGACTGCTTGGTAGCTATTAAGATGCTCAACTCCAAAATTCTTTGATATGAAGATTTGGATGTGATTGTTAAAGAAATTCAATCTAAAGCAAAATAATTTTGTTGCTTGGAGTTCTTATTTCATCCTGGAACTTCAAATGTGGAGGTTCATTGCTTAACTAAATATGCTTCGTTATTGTGTAAAATATCAACTTGTTGGAAATGGGGTGTTTTCTCTTGTGCTTTTTCAACTCTATTAGTTGATATGGCCCTTGATTTTTCTGGTTTGATTTTGTTAGTTTCATTTGTTCCCCTAAAAAAAGTATAATCCAATTAGGGCAAAACTTTGCAACTTCAATAAGTAACCAACATTTTGCCAAATATAATAATGCAAAGTAACCTTATAAGGGTTGTGTGAAATTCGCCCTTACTTGAAATAAAACAACAGAAAAAAGGTttaaaattaattcatatctttAGGCTTTCTATGTAGGGTTTAACTTCTTTAGATGAGAGATATTTGATATAATCTCTTAGGCTACTTGCCTTATACCTCTTAGGCTCAACAACAGGCTCTACCATCTCATCCATTTGCAAGCTATGAAAGCTTCCAATAGAGTCTCTTCTATCACTTTGTGTGCTTCTAACTGTGCGATGAACCACACTCTTCTACAAGCCATTGCTAAGCAGCTCGAGATGATCCCCAACAAGAACAATAAGGCCATTTTTGCTCACAAGCGCAGGTCGCCATGAGTTGTCCGTTGATTGCAAGACCTCTAGACCAGGTGTGTTTTCAGCAAGGATGGTGATGATGGTGTGATCCGTGTGGGACAAGATTCCAACTGGGTTAATGGTTGATGAAGAGCACTGCGGATAACTATTGATCATTATGAGTTGCATTCCTTTCTCAATGCTTTCC from Humulus lupulus chromosome 5, drHumLupu1.1, whole genome shotgun sequence encodes the following:
- the LOC133779902 gene encoding 2-oxoglutarate-dependent dioxygenase 21, chloroplastic-like, with the translated sequence MKIMRAIMESLGLSPNHLRESIEKGMQLIMINSYPQCSSSTINPVGILSHTDHTIITILAENTPGLEVLQSTDNSWRPALVSKNGLIVLVGDHLELLSNGL